In the genome of Perca flavescens isolate YP-PL-M2 chromosome 21, PFLA_1.0, whole genome shotgun sequence, the window TAAATTAAAAAACAGTCTAGTTTCAAGAACCATCATCTTGAATCTCTGGTGTCATTGGTTATATCAAGTCTTTTTTACTCATTTCAAGGACAGATTGTGTCTGATGTAATGGCTTGATTGCTATATTAGTTCAAATAGTATTTTGCCTACCCTGTTGGCAATTTCTTGTTTGATTTTAGCCAAATTATCTAGATTACACAATATTTCGCCTGTTTGTTTTTGCCCTGTCCTTCTTTTCTTTGCTCCTCATTTTTCTATTTCCTTCACCGTCCAGCTCATGTTTCCAGGGCTCTGAATGAGCTTGTAAGTCCTGTCAGATGGAAACATTGTAGGTTTTAGAGAACTAGAAACTGCCGTTTCCTTTCCTCTGCCAGGGTTCTGAGTGGCTACAGAATACAGCCCTGCCAGGGCTGCATCCCCTCTGATAACAAATTCTGAGCatgaaatatgatctcttttgtGCTGAGTTATTCTTTACTTTTGGTCTCCCTCACTTACATTTTTGTGCCTGCCTTCCTTTTCCATTATTTTCCATCTGAAGGAATGTGTGAATCCGTGCTGCAATGCTACTACCTGCACTCTGAAGGGGGATGCTGTTTGTGCACATGGACAGTGCTGCCAGGACTGTCAGGTAGGATGTATCCTGATTAGCCAGCCATGACATCGTTTTTTTAAGGCACATCTTGACATAAAGCTCACCACATATTTCTCTAAGCTTCACTCTGGGTATTTGTCTTGCTGTCAACATTTGAGTGTAGCTGAAGCCAGCAGGCACTCCATGCCGTGAATCCAGTAACTCTTGTGATCTGCCTGAGTTCTGCACCGGCGGCAGCCCTCACTGCCCCTCCAATGTCTACCTGCACGACGGCCACGCCTGCCAAAACGTGGACGGCTACTGTTATAACGGCATCTGCCAGACTCACGAGCAGCAATGCATCACGCTGTGGGGCCAAGGTATGTGGAAGGTCCCCTTCCTGGCTGCGCGTGAATGGTTCAGTGATGGTTGCCAGCTTTTTGACGTGTTTCATTGTGTTTTGCAGGAGCAAAGGCAGCTCCAGGCATCTGCTTTCAAAGGGTCAACTCAGCAGGAGACCCCTATGGCAACTGTGGCAAAGACTCCAAAGGCTCCTTTGCCAAATGTGAAGCACGGTAAGACCTGACGTTCCCATAGAAACTGACAGATGCATTTAATTGCACATGTCAGTTGTGGAATGCATTGTGGGGCATATACTGTGCTTACTCTATAACTGAACACTCTTACATGGACTGGACTTTTTTAATGTTAGAAACTAGAATGGATGTAATTTGACTGCTGAAACATAAAATATCTGTTGATTCAAAtaattgtttaaaaagaaaaaatgccaAATTGGTTGCAGCCTCTGAAATGTAGGCATTTGCtgcatttctgttttatatcattttaaatAGCACATATTTGGGTATTTTACcggtaaaaaaaagttatttgaaGCTCTGACAACCTGGGATGTACTTTCCCTTATaatgtttctgacattttaaagactaaactattaatcaaaaaaataactGACACATTAAACAGTGTAAATACTTATTGGTTCTCATCTAGGCTAGGCAAGCCCTAATTGACGGTTACAGAGTCACTTGGTGAAATGCAGATTAAAATCTCTCAGGTTGTGGTCTGAAAACAGTCAAAAATAAGCTGCCTCTGCTGCACTTTCCCTAATTGGACAGCAAGAGTGAGAAACATAAATGGAAATAGAAAATAATTGGATCCATACACATTTGGGAAAACAGTGACATTTTATTCAATTATCCCATTGTTATTCCCCGTGTTGTTTGTTCTGTTTACAGAGATGCTAAATGTGGCAAAATCCAGTGTCAAGGAGGAGCTAACCGCCCAGTAATTGGTACCAACGCTGTTTCCATAGAAACAAACATTCCCATGCAGGAAGGGGGAAGGATACTGTGCCGAGGCACACATGTCTATTTGGGTGATGACATGCCTGACCCCGGCCTGGTCCTAACGGGGACCAAGTGTGGAGATGGACTGGTGAGAGCTGAAGCCTGTGACGGTTAAATACAGCCAgtagagacacacatgcacacataaatcAATCCAGCGTACAACTGACTCATCAGCAGTGGTGGAACATAACAGTACATTTATTGAAGTACTATacctaattcaattcaattaaattttatttacagtatcaactcataacaagagttatctcagcactctttacagatagagtaggtctagaccacactctataatttacaaagacccaacaatttcccacgagcaagcatttggtccaacagtggcgaggaaaaactttcttttaggcagaaacctcggacagacccaggctctttgtGGGCGGCATCTGTCGCTGCCGGTTGTACCTAAGTACAATATGAAGGTAAATGTACTCATTCCATTTCctgctactttatatttttttatctgttacaTTTATCTGTTCTTCAGAGTTACAAATGATAGAATATACACTAGTACATAAAGAAAACATACCCAatagaaacaaatacatttgaaaaaatatgtaaatcAAGACAAGCAAGAATGTTAGAAAGGTCTAAGATCAGAGGGGTTATTCTACATGTTGAGTTCCTCTACATTTGATACTTTTAGTACATTTTTTGGTAAGACTTCTGTGCTCTGTAGTAGTCTGAGTATTTTTTATTGCTAGGACAGGTTCACAATTTTTCAAGTATATTTTAATACAATACCAACCTGTCCATATGTACATTAAATGACTTATTGGTTGCTGTAGTCATTCCTTCTTTCAATACTTAACCTAtctctttaaaataaaaccttttaGTATCTCTTTGTGTTTCCCCAGACAGTAATTCCTTGTTGAGCTTCAGTTTAGAGATAGCAACACAAAGAGGGATTTTTTTAGAATGCATTTCTGCACAGAATTGATTTTGTCTTGTTTAAAGGCACCATTTCTGAATATcagctgtgtgcatttctttgtGGATTAAGCATTTTGATACTATTGCAGTATTTATTTAGCACCTCGACCTactttattgttaaaaaaaaaagacatggaatctcactttttacaatatgggacctttaggTGAAGCATTAGAATAAGAATAGAATAAGCACTGCTATATAGCAATGGTAGCtatctgtaaaaaaataaatagaaatatattACCCAAATTCTGGGAAATAAGAGTGGAAAAAGTGATGTGGAGTGACAGGCCATGACTAAGACTTTCTAAGAGGTTCTTCAGGGTGTGTCCAGCCTCAGACACTTAATTGACTTACCATTATTCAGTCTATTCGGCATCTTCCAATGGTCATCTATTCAGACATTGGTCACTTCAATGATACAGTGGCTCCATTTATTCTAATTTACTGTTTTTCTCTTTAAGTCTCCACCCTTAAAGAGGATCAAGCCTCTGCCCTCATCTGTCAAGGGCTCTGGCATTCCTCTCTGTACCCAGTGCTGCCAAGTTCATCTTCACATTCAGCCTGGATATATTTGGGTGTGGTGCCTTAAAAGGAGCTCACAGTCCACATCATATAACTTTTAAAAAGCCACATTAATACATTTGTGAAAATCTCAGTGTTAATTATATTTCATTCTTTGCTGTTTTATAGTCGAAGTGGTTTGTCAGTggcaaattaaaagaaatagaAAGCTGGATCTGTTGGCCTTTTCCCTTAAAATATTAAAGGGTTTAGAATATTACTGAATCTGCTTTTTGAGTTCAGCCTGtcaatgtttaatatctttgtGTACTTCAGATGTGTCTGAATCGTCGGTGCCAGAATGTCAGTGTCTTTGGTGTGCATGAATGCTCAGCCAAGTGCAGCAGCCAAGGGGTGAGTACAGCACCTTTCATCCTATTTCAGTGATGTCAGGACCTGATGTGATAGCTGTCTATCTCAAATTAGTCCCCCACCCagattagttgttttttttaatacccCATTCCTCCTACACACAGAAGCTCATTTTGGCTGTAATTTGTTCAAATGACCAGTAGCTAGGGTGCCATTACAATGCCTTGCAATCAATCATTCTGGATGCTGAAAGGTTCAATCAATTAGATATAATGGCTTCATTTATGCTCAGCTTTAAGTGCCATCCATCATACTTTCAGGCACTCGTCCTTGTCCCAAAAAACTATGTTGAAATCTGAAAGCCAGGCTTTATTTGGCCAAACACTAGGAGCAATGACACACAGTTTGACTTTGAGCTGGTGAGCATGGATATTGGATTTTTCTAAAATGCCACCCATCAAACGTCTACGGCTGGTCCTGTTTGAGAAAAGATATGTGTGGTATTACCCTGAAATACACCAGTAGGTACCAGAGGCTTTGACTGTGACTGATAAAGTTTAATCAAAGCTACAGAGGAAACCGTTTTTACGGCCTCTCCAGATATAATACGGTCACATTTGTTTGTCCAGTTCCAATTAAGACATATCTATAGCTCTAAGGACTGTTTTACtcaaaatacatacagaaataaaatgttgttgCTCCTTTTGGAGATAGGGCACCCCTACAGTCACAGATTAGATCAAGGTGTTGCCTTGGAAAGAAGCCCCCACCTGCTCTACATTACCCTGCTGGAGAATCCTCTTATACTGTTCCATTCCTCCACTCTGCAGGATAggaagacgagagagagagagagagagagagagagagagagagagagagagagagagagagatgaggtaTAAGGCAAAAAGTCAGCTCTAGTTTTTATACCAGACATCTTTGCCCTATGGAACTTAGGAGTGCTGGCTTGTGGTTGACTTTGTCATCCACCAGCGTTCATAAGTGTTGACTGTGGTGTCTAGTGGTGAAACAACTCAGACAGAACATTTTGATAAAAATCCCAAGCATTCACTGATTCCAGATTCCAGAATGTGAGGGCTTGCTGCTTGTCTCTGATTTGTATCATTAAACGCTAAATTGTTTGCACTGTAGCCTAATGAGAGCTATTAAAGGAGTGTAGTGTTAGGCAAATAGTCAGGAGTAGCATGAAAAAGACAAGTTCACGACTGCATTTATGGCTCATCTAACAGTTAATTGTCATTTTAATATACTGCAGGtgtgcaacaacaacaagaactgTCACTGCGAGGCTCATTGGGCGCCTCCCTTCTGTGACAAGGCAGGTTTTGGAGGGAGTGTGGACAGTGGTCCCATCAGATTAGCAAGTAAGTCATGTTATGTTATAGGTCTTAGGAATGGAATGTATGAGCATTTCAACAGTAATATATAAATGCCAACAAGTCCTAAAACTATGATTTTCTCCACAAAACTGTTTTGTGGTAGGAAATACTGGTGTTAAAAGCTTTAAAGAAACCTTAGAATGCATCAAATTTGCTGAGAATTACTACGTAAAGCATCGATTGAAGTCTGCAGAAATGTTGACAGCTTCAGTCTGGCTTTCATGTTCAGTACTAGAAGACTTTTGTCTTTTAAACCATCTATTGTTTCCATGTGTGTTTCTGAGCAGACAGTGGGACTCTGACAGTGGGCATCCTGGTGGCTCTCCTTACTGTCCTGGGAGCTGCTCTGATCATCTGCATCAAGAGAAAAACAGTGCTGGGTCTGCTCTTCATAAGTAAAAAGAACCCAATTGAGAAGCACAGgtgctttttttaacatcatAATTGCAAttatcattttaacatttaattttattttgatgCAGCTGAGTGGGAACATTTAAATAATTGGTCACACTGTGAAGAAAATTGCTGCGTATAATAAATACGTTTTGATTTCcattatttgaatatatataacATGACATATGATAAATATAATAAAGTGTTTCATTAGAGATGCTGTATATCATTTCCTCTTTAAATTCCAGATCAGTAAACGCCGCAATCAGCGGACCATCCACTCCGAACCAGCCTCGGTCATTAAGCACGACGTCTCCATCTCGACCGGCCCCGCCTCTGCCACACAGTGCCACCATCTTCAAGGTCACTAAATCACACTTCTTGAGCTTGACAGGCCCATTACAAACAACAGATAGGCATCTTTTGCATagggacttttttttgtaatattctTCCTGGAATGCTGCAGCTCTCACATTAGCACAAATCATTTTCTGAAGGATTGACATGTTGTTTTCACACAAATGGCAGCTCCTTCAAATCCAATTAAATCATCCGTCTCTATGTGGACATGGTGAGGAGGTAGTGATAGTGGAGTATGTGGCGAGCAGTGTGTTTACAGCACTTGAATACATGTCTTGTCGTTAACAGCCGCCTGTTAAGAGAGACATTGATTTATCTGCGCATTTTTTACATGAAGAATGTTGATGCGGCGGCTTACGTCCTTGAGATATAAAGTCTCCCTGTAACACATAATTGGAAGACCGAGCAGGATTTTTTTGCTGCAATGACTTGTGTGTCTACACATGCCTTAACTACTCCATTACTGCCGTGACGTGCCTTGTAATGGGAAGAGACCTGTGATCGATTGAGTTAGGGGGGGTGCTGAAATAAGAGGAGCTGTGTCAGAATTGACATTTGTGCAGCAGGGTGGCACACGAGTAACGCAAGCTGTTGCGCATTACCATGAGATTGGTGTTTTCAGTTAGGAGCATGTGGTTTTCATTTGGGGTCAACTGTAAGAGGAGAAAGGATGTAAGGCTGTTTGATGTAAGCACAGTGCAGGTGAGGTCATTTTCCAGTTGTCCCGGGCTGTGTTAAACCGCCACATGAGCGCATGTGTGCATGCTTTTGTATGTGTtacattgtgtgtttttaaattgtgCACATGTGGCCAGGTCTTAATACTAGGCAGACTCATATTTTGGCTCTATTCTATGTCTGATCTGTCTCAACGGGAGTGCGTGTGGGCTCTTTAGCTGTGTCCACCTTTGAATGAGGCCAAGCGGGTGCTTATGGCACAGTATTGGTTTTTCCCTTTTTATAGGTTACCTGAAGAGGAGTTAAGGGGAATAGTGGGCAGGCAAGTGAGAGCGTTTGATTTATACATCGTTGACAGCGTCAGGAAGAACGGcagaaaaagaggaggaggttAACATGACTGTTTCTAATAGGAAGCAGACGGTTTATCTTTTAAACAATGCATACTCTTGATTCTTCTGGTTCTGTCTTTCATCTTTCTGCAGCCTCCTCACCGTGGACCAGAGGCGGTGCTACCACCGGCTCCCTACCCCTCCCACAGCCTACACAGACTGCCCCAGTGCCCTCCGGTTCACCTCAGCCACCCTGTCCCTCTGTCTTTCACCCTGTCCCTCTCCCCTGGCCCCGGGCTGCCGAGACCCCCGCTGCCTCCTCCTCACATCCATGTCGTACCAAGAGGGGCGTCGTTTCGCAGTGCGTCACGCCATAACTCTTGCAGGATGGTCATGGTGAGTAAGTTCCCTGTTCCCTCAGTtggaaacattttatttgatgATGTTACTCACTGTAATTTCTCAGCTTGGTCATGGGAGCTTTTACTCACTATTACAGCCCATAATACCTGAGCAGGGAAATGATGTTGTTCAATGCACCTATAGACGGGTGTCATGATGTCGAGCGTTTTCATGGTTCTTTTGTGTCCTATTAAAGTATATGCGTGTTGACAGTTATGCACAGTGTCATAAAATAACGAGGTTAACCAGGGAGGTAGCGTCATCCAAGCGAGGCTTCAATTCTACAATACAAACCACCACATAAATAATGGAAATGGAGCCAGACTTGCAGATGGGGGGAGACAGAGAAGATGAAACGGCAACTGGAGTGAGCAAGTATGTCCAAATATCACAGGGTggtaaatttgctgccactggTATTCCATGGAGTTTAGTTATGACATTGCTGTCTGTCAAAGTTGAGGGAAGAGAAAGTCAGAAGATCCTGGTGTTAAATCCCTCTCACTCAGTGATTCTCAAAGACTCTTCTTTGCTTTAATCTGGTTTGACTTTTGCACTGTAGGCAAGGGAGGCAGAGAGacccaaagagagagaggatccaaaagacagaaagacaaagttatcaaaagaCAAAGGGAGGCTTGAGGGAACGAGTTGTTTGatcaattacagttttttaatcattacagGGGTTTTTTTACAGGCAGAAACTGCATTCACTGGTTCCagcttttaaatgtgtgtttttttctgttatatatcattgtaaattgaatacctTTTGGTTTTGGAGTGAACAATCTGAAGATGTCACTTTGGGTAATTGTGATGACCACTTTTAACATTAGACCTTTTTAGATGAGATGAATCACTCGTGAAATAATGAATTAGTTTCAGCTCTAAAAGAAAGTGCAAATTAGCAAATacgtaaaaagaaaaacaatgaaaacagagAAAGATGGAATGTGGATGAAAAAACAGCATGAGTTGACTGTAAAAAAAGCCTTTAAGGACAGTCAAAATGACGCCACGGGGGAGCTGAGGTCAAAGCTATGCCACACCAGTGTCAATTAGAGGTGTGTTAGACAGATAATGACATTTATAATTCCAGTCTTATCCAGATTACTGGAGGGGTCACAGAGGACGTCTGGCTTTAAAACACAACACTGTTTTGGAGCTAATAAATGTTACGACAGCATATGATGGAATATATCAGCATTCCATAAAGAGCCTCACATAAAATACTCTCCTTCAATATTCACTGACAGATGTGTTTTCGAAATGTTCCATTACTGTACTTGTTTTTCACACTATTTATCAGGGATAGTGCTCATTCATTGTCATGGTAACACTTTAACAGAACACTTCATCGGTGAAAATGGtcttctaaaaaaaatatatattaagaGCTTTGCTTCAGAATATGCACTTTCCAGAGCcatttaattaaaagaaaactccaTTTAGTTTTACAAAGCTTCTTGGCTGTCGCGCACCTGTGTAACAGGTGAAGTGCAGCAGCTCTTGGCACTGTTTTGACTTCAGGAAGTAGATTTTCCTTCTCAGCTGCTCCTATTTAATGTCAAAGTGTGAAACTGAAAGTGATGCCTGTTGGCAGCAGACTTCACCGACAGTATCTTTAGCAGCTGTTTGGCAGCTCCAAGACGTGGACAAAGCCTTTCTTTCCTCCCACAGTGAAAGCTCTCTGCTGGGGACATGTTAGCGCTGTCCAATGGGAGAGCTTCACCTGATGTAGGCTTTTTGACTTGGGTTTGTGAATGTGGGTTTAGTTATTCTAAGTAAAATGTTGTGCCTATTAATCAACTTATCAGACATTCTATTTTCATTTACCTGCATGTCACTTTACTACCAATAGTACTGTTCTGATATTTTTTGAATATCTGGCTGTCAATGCGATGAATTGGTAGCAATATGTCAATGGTTCTGATTTTCATTATACTTGACCTGGATGCAAAGAAGAGACACTGCATAGGAGACTGATTCCATGGGCGAGTGGGGTCTGAGGTTCAGTTTTTTGGGTCCTTTACTCTGTGATGTTTGAGGAGGCTTCTCTTCAAccagggagaagaggaggaagagaatgGAGACCAGATGGGGGCTAGGTAGCAGGCCTTCATCATGATCTCAGTCTTCTAGAGAAGATTAAAACCACATGACACTTCCTCTCATGGCAAGTTGCATGGGCAGGGCTGCCCTGATGTCTGAAAGAGGAAAACACAAACAAGCAGGCCTGAGCTGTGAGTGCCACCTGGTGGAGATTCTCACTTATTACTTTTATGGCGTGTTTTCTTTGTTAGGAGTTGGAGAAGCCCAGTCCTCCTCAGAAACCCCTTCCTGCCGATCCAAGGAGCTCTCGTCTGGTTCGAAGTCCCTCTGTAGTCCAGGGGCCTTCTGCTGTTTGCGGCCCTGCACCATTACCTGACGTATCCAGACCTGTGCGCCCCATACCACACCCCAACAGGTGAGTCCCAACCTCCGccagatatatttaaaaacaacgccgtaggggtgggaatcaccagaggccccacgATACTTTTATTACGATAcgattattgcgattttaaaatgcaatattctgcaatatattgcagaatttctcaacatctgttttgtccaaaaaaaaaaaaaaaaagatacttgGCGtccgtgtatcgatacagtattgcctcGGAAAATATTGCAAAACTATGCTgcatcgatttttttttttacccccacCCCTACTGAAGCTGGTATCACTTACTGAGagattcttattttatttttatttattttttacatatttgtaTTACTTTTCTCCTTCCTCTAGACCCAGTCCCAAGCAACCTCCAACGCTACCAAAGCCTTGCATAATCACCAACGTGAAATACAGCAGCTGAGACTTTGGCCAGATGGGACAATGTTGTGATAATACACAGAATTTGCACTATAAAAACTCTGAAAACCTTAAAAAGAAGGCGGCTTCTCTGAGTTTTGTATCAGGAGATCTTGCCGTGTCCCTTTGGTGCTCTGTCCCTAAATGGTGCTACGAGTCTGAGCTCAGGTACATGTA includes:
- the adam12a gene encoding disintegrin and metalloproteinase domain-containing protein 12 isoform X1 encodes the protein MNLWSRSLKFVILTALQALSVSISVRSRSVEGKRRRRGNVLSTTVQHRPTAKQKHYGTTVPLQLVGQDWKPISQLKSQRHPTSLKLLIEVEGEQLLLALEKNEGLFASNYTETHYLEDGIAVTGSHNFTANCYYHGEVEGHANSDVSLSTCAGIKGFITLEGKSYVLEPSADHSDGTHWIYTAEHLYFAPGTCGHEFNISYPIEHADSSPFKAFGTRHKRHVQTTTKYVELIIVADNREFQKQGKDMEKVKQRLAEIANYVDKFYRALNIRVALVGLEVWSDVDKCPITQDPFTTLHEFLDWRKVKLLPQKPHDNAQLISGVYFQGTTIGMAPIMSMCTAEQSGGIVMDHSDNPLGAAVTLAHELGHNFGMNHDTPERGCGCRVTVDRGGCIMTPSTGYPFPTVFSSCSKKDLTASFEKGVGMCLFNMPEVKVLYGGQKCGNGYVEEGEECDCGELEECVNPCCNATTCTLKGDAVCAHGQCCQDCQLKPAGTPCRESSNSCDLPEFCTGGSPHCPSNVYLHDGHACQNVDGYCYNGICQTHEQQCITLWGQGAKAAPGICFQRVNSAGDPYGNCGKDSKGSFAKCEARDAKCGKIQCQGGANRPVIGTNAVSIETNIPMQEGGRILCRGTHVYLGDDMPDPGLVLTGTKCGDGLMCLNRRCQNVSVFGVHECSAKCSSQGVCNNNKNCHCEAHWAPPFCDKAGFGGSVDSGPIRLANSGTLTVGILVALLTVLGAALIICIKRKTVLGLLFISKKNPIEKHRSVNAAISGPSTPNQPRSLSTTSPSRPAPPLPHSATIFKPPHRGPEAVLPPAPYPSHSLHRLPQCPPVHLSHPVPLSFTLSLSPGPGLPRPPLPPPHIHVVPRGASFRSASRHNSCRMVMELEKPSPPQKPLPADPRSSRLVRSPSVVQGPSAVCGPAPLPDVSRPVRPIPHPNRPSPKQPPTLPKPCIITNVKYSS
- the adam12a gene encoding disintegrin and metalloproteinase domain-containing protein 12 isoform X2; the protein is MNLWSRSLKFVILTALQALSVSISVRSRSVEGNVLSTTVQHRPTAKQKHYGTTVPLQLVGQDWKPISQLKSQRHPTSLKLLIEVEGEQLLLALEKNEGLFASNYTETHYLEDGIAVTGSHNFTANCYYHGEVEGHANSDVSLSTCAGIKGFITLEGKSYVLEPSADHSDGTHWIYTAEHLYFAPGTCGHEFNISYPIEHADSSPFKAFGTRHKRHVQTTTKYVELIIVADNREFQKQGKDMEKVKQRLAEIANYVDKFYRALNIRVALVGLEVWSDVDKCPITQDPFTTLHEFLDWRKVKLLPQKPHDNAQLISGVYFQGTTIGMAPIMSMCTAEQSGGIVMDHSDNPLGAAVTLAHELGHNFGMNHDTPERGCGCRVTVDRGGCIMTPSTGYPFPTVFSSCSKKDLTASFEKGVGMCLFNMPEVKVLYGGQKCGNGYVEEGEECDCGELEECVNPCCNATTCTLKGDAVCAHGQCCQDCQLKPAGTPCRESSNSCDLPEFCTGGSPHCPSNVYLHDGHACQNVDGYCYNGICQTHEQQCITLWGQGAKAAPGICFQRVNSAGDPYGNCGKDSKGSFAKCEARDAKCGKIQCQGGANRPVIGTNAVSIETNIPMQEGGRILCRGTHVYLGDDMPDPGLVLTGTKCGDGLMCLNRRCQNVSVFGVHECSAKCSSQGVCNNNKNCHCEAHWAPPFCDKAGFGGSVDSGPIRLANSGTLTVGILVALLTVLGAALIICIKRKTVLGLLFISKKNPIEKHRSVNAAISGPSTPNQPRSLSTTSPSRPAPPLPHSATIFKPPHRGPEAVLPPAPYPSHSLHRLPQCPPVHLSHPVPLSFTLSLSPGPGLPRPPLPPPHIHVVPRGASFRSASRHNSCRMVMELEKPSPPQKPLPADPRSSRLVRSPSVVQGPSAVCGPAPLPDVSRPVRPIPHPNRPSPKQPPTLPKPCIITNVKYSS